A segment of the Deltaproteobacteria bacterium genome:
ATTAGAACGGCCTAAATAATTCAACCTTTTTCGATTTGCGGCCACCAGGGCGATCTCAGAACCGGATAAAAACCCTTCCAGAAATAAAAAAACAATAATGGTAATCCCCAAGGTTAGCCAAGGGTTCATTTTTTCCCCCGATGGGTTTCTTTCTCAGTTGGTAGTTTTATTGCCACGAATATTCCCTCTCTGCCTCTTCCTTTTCTCCTTCATACCCTCACGTTCAAAATCCATCTCGTCATAAATTTCCCCGAACAATTCCTCCAGCAAGTCTTCCAGGGTAACGATCCCGGATAAACCCCCATACTCATTGACCACAACGGCTAAGTGGATTCTTTGTTTTCTGAATTCCCGAAACAAGTCATCTAATTTTTTACTTGGGGGAATGAAGTAAGGTTTTCGCAGAAAATTCCGTAAACTCGTTTCTCCGGTTCTTCTCTCTTTCCCCGGTGCACCCAAAAGTTCCTTGGCATACAAGATCCCTACAATGTTGTCAGGGTTTTCACCAAAAACGGGAATGCGGGAAAACCGATGCTCCCTTAAAGCTTCGATGGCATTCTCCAATTGCGTATGATCCGGAAGGGCAAAAACAGCGGCGCGGGGTGTCATGATGTTTTTTACAGTCTGATCCCCGAACCGGAACACCCGGTGGATTAGATCCTTCTCCAGCTCTTCCAAGGTTCCTTCTTTTTGACTGGTGGCCACCAACTCTTTAAAAACTTCTTCGGTCAACGGAGGAGGGGAAGATTCCGGTACGACCCGGAAAAGCTTCAGCACGCCATCAACGATTTTTTCCAAAATCCAGCGAAGGGGACTTACGATGGTGGCAAACTGATCAACGGGTCCAGCGACCAAGGGGGCGATTTTATCCGGATAATTCATCGCAATGGTCTTGGGGATCACTTCCCCGAAAAGTAAAATAATAAAAACGACTACAGGGATCGCCAGCCATTTGGCCGCATCTCCCCATAAACCGATGAACAGGGCGCTGGCCAAAGAGGAAATGGCCACGTTGATGGCTTCGTTGCCGATTAAAAGAGAAATAAGCAATTGCCGGGGCCGGCTCAACAGGCGGTCGATCAGCGAATGGCGGGGATGCTCTTCCTCTTTAAGCTTCTGCAGGTTAAGACGCCCCAGGCCAAACAGGGCAGCCTCGGAAGAAGTGAAAAAGACCAGGCCCCAGAAGAGGAAAAAAAGGAAATAAATTCTTAAAGGGGCATCAATCTCCAAAGAGTAAGCTCCTTCTCCTTTAGTTGCTTGGTCCCGTCAAGAATGTTTCTTTGAACAGCTGATTGATAAACCTTTACCATATAGGTTGGTAGATAGAATTGAAAATATTTTAACCGCAATGGGCTTTGCGCTAAGCGCTTAGCAGCTTCTGTATACCCCGGGGTGTTTCACGCAAAATGATCATATCCTTTAAGAAAGGTATAGTCTACCGGACCCTGCTCATTCCGGATGATAACACCTTTGGGAAAAGGTTCTACTTTTCCAATGCAGGCCAGGCCACATTTCCAATGTTGGGCCAATTCTTTAAGCTCCAATGCCTTCTCCGGTGCCGCGGAGAATAGCAATTCGTAATCCTCCCCGCCTTTTACGGCCCATTGCCAGTTTTGCCCTTCCGGAACTGTAGCAAGGGACTGAAAAGGGGCAGAAAGGGGGATCCGCTCCACCCAGACTGTCGCCCCCACCTTACTTTCTTCACAGATATGCCCAAGGTCGGAATAAAGGCCATCGCTCACATCGATCATTGCCCTGGCCAAACCTCTTTCCGCCAGGGTTTTACCTTCTTGAACCCGGGGGATGGGGTTCAAGTGTCTTTCCATGAGATAGACTTCATCTGAGGAAGTTGGTTTCCCCTCTCTCTTTTGGGCCACTTGCAGCCCAAGGAGTGAATCCCCCAATGTGCCTGTGACATAAAGGTCATCCCCGGGTTGAGCTCCACACCGGCAAACCAAATTTTCTTTTTTTCCTTCCCCCAAAAGAGTGACGCTGATCAATAACCTTTCAGGCGAGGAAGAAGTATCACCCCCGATCAAGGCAACATCATGCGCTCCGGCCATTTCCAAAACACCGCCCACAAAATCATCAATAAATTCCACACTCGTTCTCGGAGGAATGGCTAAGGAAAGGAGGGCAAAACGGGGGTTAGCCCCCATGGCCGCAATATCGCTCAGGTTAACGGCTAAAGATTTTCTACCTAAAAGATGGGCGGAAGTGAAAGACAGGTTAAAATGAACCCCTTCCAGCAGGAGGTCCACTGTGGAGACAAGTTCGGTCCCCGGGGTTAAAGATGAAATGGCAGCGTCGTCGCCAATTCCCCTGAGTACACCGGGCAAAATGGGGGGGATGTTTTTTTTAATCCTGGCAATGAGGCCGAATTCACCGATTTCTCGAAGTTCCACCAGGCCATCCGCAAGAATTGGTCATACGGGCAAAGAAATAGAATGGCTTTCCGGCCTCCCCTTCTTTTCTCCCGGGTCTTCCTTGGCAACTTCAGGTAAAGGTTGCACCTTCCCCGGAACCAAGGCCACTTTCAAAATTTCATCCGTGTTCTTCACAAAGATGAAATTGACCTTCCGCCGGATATAGGGGGGGATCTCTTCCAGGTCTTTCCTGTTCTGATCAGGAATAATAATATTTTTAATCTTTGCCCGAAGGGCGGCTAAAGTCTTTTCTTTTAGGCCCCCAATCGGAAGCACCCGTCCGCGGAGAGTAATCTCTCCAGTCATAGCCACGTCCTTGCGCACCGGAATGCGCATCAAGGCGGAAACCAGTGATGTGGCCATGGTAATCCCGGCCGAAGGTCCATCCTTGGGAATCGCCCCTGCGGGGACATGAATATGAATGTCCAATTTCTCATAAAAATCGGGGTCGATGCCGAATTCCTTGCTTTTGGAGCGGGTGTAGCTCAAAGCCGCCTGGGCCGATTCCTTCATTACATCACCGAGA
Coding sequences within it:
- a CDS encoding hemolysin family protein; amino-acid sequence: MEIDAPLRIYFLFFLFWGLVFFTSSEAALFGLGRLNLQKLKEEEHPRHSLIDRLLSRPRQLLISLLIGNEAINVAISSLASALFIGLWGDAAKWLAIPVVVFIILLFGEVIPKTIAMNYPDKIAPLVAGPVDQFATIVSPLRWILEKIVDGVLKLFRVVPESSPPPLTEEVFKELVATSQKEGTLEELEKDLIHRVFRFGDQTVKNIMTPRAAVFALPDHTQLENAIEALREHRFSRIPVFGENPDNIVGILYAKELLGAPGKERRTGETSLRNFLRKPYFIPPSKKLDDLFREFRKQRIHLAVVVNEYGGLSGIVTLEDLLEELFGEIYDEMDFEREGMKEKRKRQRGNIRGNKTTN
- the thiL gene encoding thiamine-phosphate kinase; amino-acid sequence: MELREIGEFGLIARIKKNIPPILPGVLRGIGDDAAISSLTPGTELVSTVDLLLEGVHFNLSFTSAHLLGRKSLAVNLSDIAAMGANPRFALLSLAIPPRTSVEFIDDFVGGVLEMAGAHDVALIGGDTSSSPERLLISVTLLGEGKKENLVCRCGAQPGDDLYVTGTLGDSLLGLQVAQKREGKPTSSDEVYLMERHLNPIPRVQEGKTLAERGLARAMIDVSDGLYSDLGHICEESKVGATVWVERIPLSAPFQSLATVPEGQNWQWAVKGGEDYELLFSAAPEKALELKELAQHWKCGLACIGKVEPFPKGVIIRNEQGPVDYTFLKGYDHFA